The stretch of DNA GCACCATCGCTAAGGTGCCGCTCCATCAGGGTCGCGTAGAGGCACAGGTTGGTGGCCGCGAGCAGGCGGATCGCGCGCGAGCCCTGCAGGTCACCGTTGAGGTCGAGCAGGTCGGCGGCCGACAGTTCTACGTTGTCGTCCACCCGTTCCTCTATTCACGTTATTGGTCCGGAGGCCCAACATAGGCCAACGGGACGACATGGCGGTGCCGAGAGGAGCCGTGTCGGGAGGGATTTTCATCACCGCACGCGTTTGCCGACGTCAGCGGAATAGCCCTCCGCCGAAGGGTTTGCGCTGCGCACGCGACGGCTTGGTGCCGGTGTGAATGATGTTGCTGATGGTTACAGCAGGACTGGCATGCTTCTGGAGAGCGCCAGCAGATAACGACGCTGTGAAACGGTGTGGTCGACTACGTCGCTCATTGCGCTCGAGGAACGGCTCAAGTCACGCGGGCCCGACGCCCCACTGGCGACGGAAAACCTTGGTGCACAACGTGTTTGCTGCGGACTTGATTCCTCAGCGCAGAGGGCCTGATGAGCGTCTACGCTTGGCGCCATGGCTGACCATGACCGCGCCGCCGCGCGCCGGGAGATCACCGACGCCCTGATCGCCGCCCTTGACCGACGTCATGAAGTTCTGGATGCGATCGTGGACGCCGAGAACCGGCCGGCGGCCGTCGAGGCGGTAACCGCGTTGCTCGGCGTCGCGCCGCTGGCCGCGGAAGCGGTGGTCGCGATGCCGTTGCACCGACTCACCAAGGACTCGCGCCGACAGATTGCGGCCGAACTCGAAGATCTCAACAGCCGGCTGACCTTCACCCTGATCGAGCGACCCGAGAGCTCCGGCGAACATGTGGTGCTGCGGCCGTTCTCCCGTGAGGCGGACCGGAACCTCTTCGAAGTCAGGACGACCGATATCGGTGCCGCCGGTGACGGATCCGGCGGGCCGGCAGGCAGCCTCGACGATGAGATCGGCTCGGCTGTCGGACGCATCGATGCCGAGGACGCGGTCTGGCTGGTCGCCGAAAAGGGAACGCAGGCAGTCGGAATGGTGTTCGGTGAGTTGGCGGGCGGCGAGGTGAACGTGCGGGTCTGGATCCATCCCGACCACCGGCAGCATGGCTACGGCACCGCGGCGCTGCGCAAGGCGCGATCGGAGATGGCGGCCTATTTCCCAGCCGTGCCGTTGGTCATTCGCGCGCCCGGCTCCGCCGAATAAGGCGACGTTCAGCCTGCGAGCGCCGCTTCGAAGAACGCCAGCTCCAGACTCATCGCCCGCCGGTAGGTCGTATGCACGGCGGGGGTGTCGTCGTCTTGTTCGTCGAGCAGTTGCTCCAGCCGGGCGGCCAATGTCTGGAAGCTCGGGTCGGCGTAGGTCTGCACCCACTCCGCGTACGGTCCGGCAGCGCCCGCATCAAGCGATGCACCGAGCCAGGCGTAGAGGCGCATGCACGGCGTCATCGCCGCGAACACCAGGGCCAGGCCACCGGTGGCGGCGGTCGCCAGCAGGAATTCGGTGTAGGCCAGGGTCGCCGATGTCGGCACCACGCCGGCCATCTCGATGCCCCACCGGGCGGCGTAAGACGAGTGCAGGCCGAGTTCCTCGCGCACCCCGCCGAGCAGATCGGCCAGCGCGAGCAGTGTGGGTGTGTCTGTACTACGTGCGAGAGCCAATGCGTATGCGCGGGCGAAGGATTCGAGGAAGAAGGCGTCCTGCGCGACGTAGCCGGCGAAGACTTCACGGGGTAGGGAGCCGTCACCGAGGCGGCTCACGAAAGGGTGCGCGAGCGCCGCGGCCGCCAAGTCGCCGTTGTCGGCCCACAGCCGAGCGGACAGCGTCATGCCAGCGCCATGTCCCAGAACGCCACCTCGTGCGTCAGCACATCGGCGACTAGCTCGTCGTGTCGGTCCGGGACGGCCAGGACGCCGAGCGCGTCGACGTAGTCCGCGAACGCCGGCGCCGACCAGTGCTCGATGAATTCACCGAACGGGGAGGTGGCCGACGCGGCGAAGGCCCATGCGAGCAGGTACACCCGCTCGAGCACCCACAGCGCTGTCACCGCCGCCTCAAACGGCGTGGCATCGAGCCGGCCCAGGAGTTCGCGGTAGCCGAGCGCCGGCGGTAGCGCCGGCTGTTCCAGGTTGATCCCCCTCCGCGCGGCCTGGTCTTCGAACCAGTCCAGTTCCGCGACCAGAGCCATGCATCCCCCGGCGAGCACCGTCTGAGCAGTTCGCGGCGCTCGTGCCAGCAGCCGAGCCTGGAAGGTCAGCAGGTCAGCGACGAACAGCGCGTCCTGCACGAGCCATCGGTCAAACGCAGAATCGGTGATCGTCCCGTCGCGCACCGCTTCGAGAAAGGGATGCCGGGTAGCGGCGGACCACAGCGAATCAAGCACGACCCGAAGGATAGTCACGGTCCGGCGGCGGCCTGATCACTCCCACAGGACGGCACGCCATGATGGGGAGTGATGAATAGCGCACGGGTGAACCGGACCATGCTTGCCCTCGGGGTGGCCCTGGGCGTGGTCGTGGCATTGCTGATGGGCGGACCGACCACAGCGGTTGCCCATGCGGCCGCCGCGGCGCCCGCGGGGGATGCCCTCTCGATCGGCGACCCGGACGCCCTCGGGCAGATCGATCTGTACGTGGATCCACTGTGCCCGTACAGCGGGAAAATGGTCCGCGCTAAGGGCGACGAAATCGGTCGACGCATCGAGGCCGGCACGCTTCGCGTCAACCTTCGATTCGTGGACTTCCTCGACAAGTACTCGGCCAGCGCGACCTACGACAGTCGAGCGATCTACGCGGCCTACGTTGTCGCCGACCAGTCGCGATCGAGCGACATCACATGGCGCTTCGTCCAGCAGATCTATTCGGCCGATCAACAACCGAAAGAAAAAGGGCCGACGGACCTCGACAACAACCAGCTCGCCGAGTTGGCCGACCGCGCCGGCGCACCGCAACCTGCGCAAGATCTCATCAGAATTGGCCTGCCGATCGGTTACGACGCCCATGCCATCACAGCCAACAACTTCGCACTGCTGCACCAGTTTCCAAAGCCTGGCGTTCCGCTCGTCGTGATCAATCATCAGCCCGTCGACGGAGCATCGGACTGGCTGGCCCAACTGCCCGGCTGAGAGACGCACTGCGGTTGTAACACGATTAGGTCAGCTAACGATCTTCAGATCGAGACGCGTATCGATTCGGCACAGTGGCTATACGGCATCGAGCGCACAGGACATCAAACGAAGGACTAAGGCATGACGGCAACGTTGACCGGCCCGCCGCGGCCGCCGGAGCCGGGTGCGGCCGAGGTCGCGGCGCCGAAACGCAACCTGATCTTCATCGCCGTGCTGCTGGGGATGCTGCTGGCCGCGCTGGATCAGACGATTGTGGCGACCGCGTTGCCCACGGTCGTTGCCGACCTGGGTGGTGCAGGCCACCAGGCCTGGGTGGTGACCAGCTACCTGCTGGCCTCGACGGTCGTGACGGCGATCGTCGGCAAGCTCGGTGATCTGCTCGGCCGCAAGACCGTCTTCATTGCCGCGGTGCTGTTCTTCATGGTCGGTTCTGTGCTGTGCGGGCTGGCCGGCTCGCTTCCGATGCTGGTGGCGGCGCGAGCCCTGCAGGGCATCGGCGGCGGAGCCATCATGGTCACCGCGACGGCGGTGATCGGCGAGGTGATCCCGCTGCGCGAACGCGGCAAGTATCAGGGCGCCCTCGGCGCGGTCTTCGGCGTCACGACGGTGATCGGCCCGCTGCTCGGCGGGTTCTTCACCGACAACCTGAGTTGGCGCTGGGCGTTCTGGATCAACGTGCCGGTGGCCGTCGTCGTGCTCGTGGTCGCCGTCATCGCGATCCCCAACCTCGGCCGGATGGCGCGACCGGTCATCGACTACGCGGGCATCGTTCTGGTGGGCCTTGGCGCCACGGGGCTTACTCTTGCCACCAGCTGGGGCGGCAGCGAATACCCGTGGGGTTCGCCGATGATCATCGGGCTGTTCGTCGGATCGCTGGTGGCGCTGGGCGCGTTCGTCGCCGTCGAATTGCGGGCGCAGGAACCGATTCTGCCGATGCGGCTGTTCCGGGAACCGGTCTTCGCCGTGTGCTGCGCGCTGTCGTTCGTCGTCGGCTTCGCGATGCTCGGGGCGTTGACGTTCTTGCCGACCTTCATGCAGTTCGTCGACGGGGTGTCGGCCACCACGTCGGGTCTGCACACGCTGCCGATGGTGGTCGGGCTGCTGACGATGTCGATGAGTAGCGGTGTGATCGTGGGCCGCACCGGGCGCTACAAGATCTTCCCAGTCGTCGGAACCGCGGTCATGGCAATAGGTTTCGTGCTGCTGTCGCGAATGGGGCCAGACACATCGACGGTGTTGCAGTCGCTGTACCTGGTGGTGCTGGGCGCCGGGATCGGCATGTGCATGCAGGTGCTGGTGTTGATCGTGCAGAACACCGTCGACTTCTCCGACCTCGGCGTGGCGACCTCCGGTGTGACGTTCTTCCGCACGATCGGCAGCTCGTTCGGCGCGGCGGTGTTCGGCTCGTTGTTCAACAACTTCCTGCATCCCCGACTCGCGGCCGCCATCGCGAGCAGCGGCGCACCGCCTGAGGCGGCGCAGTCGCCGGATGCGTTGCACAAGTTGTCGCCGGAAATGGCGGCGCCGATTGCGGCAGCTTATGCTGATGCACTCGATCTGGTGTTCCTGTATGCGGCGCCGGTCGCGGTGGTCGGGTTCATATTGGCGTTGACGCTCAAGCAGGTTCCGCTGCGCAACTACGCCGTCAGCAGCGCCGCGGATATGGGCGAGGGGTTCGCGATGCCTACGAACGACTCGCCAGATCAGTTGTTGGAGAACGCGGTTGGCCGGTTGATCCGGCATGGCTCCGGTATGCAATTGCGGGCCATCGCGGAGCGTCCGGGAAGCAAGCTCGACATCGGTCGGCTGTGGGCGCTGTTGCAGGTCTTCCGGTTCGGGCAGGCCGCGGGACAGGCGCGGTTGGGCGATGTCGCCGAGCACGTGCGGGTGCCGCGCGAGATCCTGGAGCCGGCGTTCGACCGGCTCGTCGCCACCGGCTATGCGGAGAGAAGTGGCGATGTGTTCTGGCTGACGTCGGCCGGCGCGCATCAGGTCGAGCTCGTTCGCGCGGAGACGATGGATTGGCTTACGCAACGGCTGAGCCAGTCGTCGGGCCTTCAGGTGCGACCGGATCGCGTACAGGTCAGGCAGGCGTTGGATCGGATCACGCAAGACGTTCTGGTGCAACGGGATTGGACTGACGACGAGACGCAGGCGATGCAGATGCGTCCGCCGCGCCGGGCGCCGCGGCCGCGGAGGCCAGCGCCGTTGCCCGCGGCGCCCGTGCCGCCGCGACCCGCTGTGCCTGATCCGCGGGCGGCTGTACCGCGACCGACTGAGCCGCCGACGACGAGGTTGCGGCCGCCCGGCGCGCCGCCGCCCAGGGGGCCGCGGCCGCCGCAGCGGTAGGGAGTTTCAGGCGGCGCCGCGGAGACGTCGGATTCGAATTCGGCGCGTTGGTCGGGGTCGTTGATCATGCGCAGGAAGGCGCGGTGGGAGTCGCGGCCTTGGGAGTCCCAGGCGGCCTGCATCTGGCGTTGGCGGTCGCGGTATTCGGTGCTGGTCGATGGGTTCGTCGGGGGCGGTGGTGGCTGATCATGGTGCCGTACTGGGAAGATGGCGGCCCCACCGAACTGTTCAACCTGGTACTGCTGTGCCCGTATCACCATCGGCTACATCACCGCGGCGTCATCACCATCACCGGACCCGCCGACCATCTGATCGTCACCGACAGCGACGGCCAACCACTCAGCGCAGCATCGCTCGCGCGTCCACCGACCCAACCCCCACCCGATGTCCCACCCTGGAACGGGCCCCTGGGCGAGCGCGCCGACTGGTGGTGGTATGAACCCTTCCAACCACAACCACCACCAACAGACAACTGACGCGTGGTACACCAAACGTGTTGGCGCGTAACTGGCTTCGTTCGCGTTGCGCGCACTGGTGACGTGCGGCGCAACTGTTCTCGTTCGTCGGTGTTTTGAAGGCCGGTGTCCTACAGATCGCTCACGCCTCCTGATGCGAAGCAGTCGATCTCGTATGTGGTCTGTTTCGAGCAGCCATGAGCAGAACACGTTGAGAGGCGGACCCCTCCCGTTATCGCGTGCCCGCAGCACGGAAGCTGTCCCGTAATGAGAGGAACTCAAGGGGGTATCTCGGAAAGGCCGCATGCATCGATTGCGCATCGAATGGTTACGATGGCGTCGATGCAACTGATGGCAACGCAACGAAAGGTGCCATGGCCCGATATCTCTTAGCCGCAAGCCCGCTTGCCGGTCATGTCATGCCTATGCTGCGCATCGCCGCGGATCTGCAGGGGCGCGGCCACCACGTCACCATGCTCACCGGTGCGCAATACCGCGATCGGATTAGCCGCTGCGGTATTCACACCATTGACCTGCCTCTAGCGGGGCAGCCTTCTGCGCAATGCGGTAGAAGCGTTGTCAGCACGTGGCTTCCCACGCTGATGAACCGGTTGTTGGCCGGCCGCAGCGAAATGCGCTCGGTGTTCATCGATCCCATGACAGCGCAATACGAGGCGCTTCTTGGCGCACTGCACTCTGCAGACGTCGATGCGGTGTTGTGCGACGTCGCGTTCACCGGCGCAGTGCCGTTGATCTTGAGCAAGCTGCGCCGTCCGCCGATTGTCGTGTGCGGCGTGGGCCCGCTGACCTTGTCCAGTGCCGACACGCCGCCGTTCGGAATGGCCTGGCAGCCACGCCCGAACACCGACTACCGGATGATGAACCGGTTCGTGCACCATGTCCTGTTCGCCGACATTCAAGCCGAGTTCAACCGCTGTGTAAGCGATCTCGGGTCCCCACCGTCGCCGGTGTTTCTCACCGACTGGCCGGTGCTCGCCGATCGGCTGCTGCAGCTGACCATTCCCGCGCTCGAATTCCCGCGCCGCGACTTGCCGCCCTCCGTGGTTTTCACCGGCCCGGTCCTCCCTCGTGCAGAGTCGACCGAGTCCCCGACGCCCGGTTGGCTCACCGACCGCCCCGCCTCGACGGTGGTACACGTGACACAGGGCACCTGGAACAACGACGACCCGGCTGACCTGATCCGGCCGACGCTCGACGCACTCGGGCAGCGCAGCGACCTGCTGCTCGTCGTGACTACCGGCCGGCCAGGGCAGACGACGGTGCCCGGCCGGGTCCCGTCGAACACCTACATCACCGACTATCTGCCCTACAGCGAGCTGCTGCCCTACGTCGACGTGATGATCACCAACGGCGGTTACGGCGGGGTGCATGAGGCGCTCTCTCATGGCATCCCGTTGATCATCGCGGGGGGCAGCGCCGACAAGCCCGAGGTGGCTGCGCGCGTGCGCGCCACCGGAGCAGGCATCACCCTTGACGCCAAACGACTTTCACCGTCGCGCATCTCCATAGCCGTCGACGACATCCTCTCGAATGCGCGCTATCGCGCCGCCGCTCGCGTGCTGGCCGCCGACATCGCCGAAACGAATGCCTTCGACACGATCGCCGACACGCTCACGGGCTTCACGCCAGAACACCGGCCAGTTCCGCTGCGACTAGAGCAATGAATTCATCGGCGGCGAACCGCGATCGCCGCACCCACCACGACCACTGCCGCCACGGCCGCCGTTGCCGACAACGTCACGCTGCCCCGGTCCGCGGCGCCGATTGCGATCGCCACCAGCGCCCATAACGTGCCAGCCACGTAACTGGGAGAGCCGCGCAACATCGCCGTCATCCCCAACGCGAACACCGAGGCGATCACCAACACTGCGAACTGCCACCACGGCGCCGACGCAGACAGGCCAGAATTGATCAGCGCCGCAGCAACATTCGCGAACACCGCAATGCTGCTCCACCCCAGGTAGACGCCGAACGTCACCGTCGCCAACACGGCCAGCCACCGCGGACACGTCATATCGTGTGACCGTCGGACCAGCAGCCGCATGATGTGGATCAACGCCGACACCATCACCGCGAAGACCACCACGCTGACCCACAGCCAATCCTGCGCGGCCACCACCAGCCACACGCTGAACCCGACGAACACCACGCTGGCGTCGATGAGCAGGCTCGTCTCCCACCACGCGCCGAGCCCGTAGCGCAGGACCGCCACCGCCGTCGCCGCACTCAGCGCAGTGATCAAACCCCACAGGCCGAACGCGTACCCGGCCGGCGTGATCAGAGCCTCGTTCGTGGCGCCCGTCTCGAGGAAATTACCGGCGAGCGCTTCGGCGACGAACGGCGCGGGCAACTGGCTCAGCGCCAGCACCGCAGCGATCCATCGCCACCTCACCACTGCTCTTGGCTCGATGCTCGTTGTGTTGGCCAACTCGTCTCCCTTCGGACCCACGGTCTACAGGGATTCGGAGCAGCGACGCCTTTGGATGGGACATGAAAATGCCCGCCTGTCAGCGACATTCGCTCACAGGCGGGCATCCGGGCGGCTAGGTGCTGATACCGACCACTTCTTGAGCGATATCAGCAAGCCGCGTCTGGGCGGCCGACACGACGCGCGCACGATTCTTGTGCGCCTCCTCGTAGGCCACGATCGCGCGGACGTCGCTCGGATCGGTGAGCTCCTTGACCTCCGCGACCGCGTCGGCGACCGTCAGTTCGTCGTAGTCCGGGATCGGCAACTCGGAGGCGTCGAGCACCCCGCCGGCGGCACGGGCGGAGTGCAGCGCGTCGGCGGCCTTGCCTGCGCCTTCGTCGCGGACGACCTCTTCCGCACGCTGTAGCGCCGCATCGCGCGAAGCGCCCAGTGCCTTGAGCGTCACTTCACTGGCCCGCTGGGCGCGACGCCGCAGCTCCTCGACCGCCGGGCCGGTCGAGCGCAGCGCTTCGACAGCCCGGTCGACCGACTGCGCCGACCACGACATCGGCAGATTGAACAGCTTGATCGCGGTGCCCGCGGTGGCCTGCAGCGGCGTGCGCCGCAGGGCGGCCGGGCCACCGAGCGCGTCTTCGGCCAGCACAGTCGTCAGCCAATTGACCGTGGCCGAATGCGCGGTGATCAGCCGGTCGGCGAGGTCCTGCACGTCGGTGTGCTTGCCCGCGACGGCGAGCGCCTTGATGTAGCGGGCACGGTCGAGCAGCTGGTCCTCCAGCGCGAGGTCGCCGAGCAGCGCCTCGTCGAACGGCTGCGCCTGCTCGGTCAGCGCCTTGACCGCAGCCGCGGCGCGCCCGAGGAAGGGCCCGATCGTGTCGGGAAAACCGCCGAGGTTCCTGATCGCCTTCTGAATGGCCTCGGCGCGGATGCGGCCGTTGTTGGCGTTCTGCGACAGCTCCTTGCGCACCGCCTCGGTGCGGGCCTGCGCGACGCGCGTCTCCGCGACCTGGATTTCTGTATGGGTGAGATCGAGCATGGTGCGCAGCTGCGCGAGCAGCCTGGTTTCGGTGTCTGGTGCAGACATGGTGGATGAGCCCTCTCAAGTGTGTTGTGTGTGACGACTGTGCTTTCCGCACTCACCCATGCGGCTACCCACTACCCGCATCAGAATTACGCCGCAGCTGCTGTGACATGAGTCACGCCCGTAATGCGTTTGGCAGGGCTTCTTCAACGACACGCCATGCCGATCTTCATCCCGTTAGTCGCCGATACCCCCTAGCGCTACAGCAGCGTCGCCTGGAGGGTATGCCGAAGCCAGTCCTGGTACTGGTCGCTGCTCCACTGCCACTGCCCGGTGAACATGGCGTACACCTCGCTGCTCGTGAGCGCCCACAGGATGGCCGCCGCGTCCTCGACGGTCATCGAGTCAAGCAACGGACCGTTGGCGGCCACCCATTCCGCGACGGTCGTCATGGCCTGCCGCCGCTGCCGCAAGTTCAGATCGTCACGTAGCGAAGCGATTTCGGGGTTCGACCGCGGCCGCGTCCCGCAGCAGCGCATTGTCGGGGCCGACGCGGCGCAACTGCGCGGTGACACCAACGGCGAAGCGCCGCAACTGCTCTCGTTGGTCGGTGCTTTGCCGGACGGTCTGCGGTCCCTCGCGCTCGAGAAAAGGGATGTCTTCGTCGTCGCCGCCGATGACATCGTCCATCACCTCACGGCTATGTTTGCGGCACACATGGCGTGGGCGGCGGCTACGGGTTGCCGAGGCGGACATGGATCCCGTGACTGGCGAGTTGGTCGAACGTGTAGATGAAGTCCCCGCGGTGGCTCACGGAAACGACGTATCGGTCCTGACCCTCTGTTATGGGGAAGGTGAACAGGAACGTGCATGTCGTCTCGTCGCCCTTGCCCTCCCCAAGTGACGTGGCGGTCAGAATTTCGCCTTTGCCGTTGCGGACGACGACTTGCGTGGCGGGGGTGATATCGGCGTAGCCGTTGACTCCGTGACATGCCCCGTTGTCTGATGCGATCGAACTGACAACCGCATCTGGGCCGCCACCGGTCAGCACGAATGTACCTGTCACAGTGGCACTTTCGAGGACATGGAAGCCGGTGGCGAAGCGCGGGCAGAAAATGTCGACGGCGATCTTGTCGGCGGCCTGACCCTGTTGCGGGCCACCGTCGTCGAGTTGTCGGCAGACCTGCTTGCCGTGCGCAACCGCGTTGGCGTCGGAGTTGAACTGGCCGGCCAGTCCGGCATCGTGCAGCGTGGACAGGTAGACGTCCTCCGGCGGCGGTGAATGACGGCGTTGGGGAACGTGCAGCGCCCAAAACACCAGGGCCGCCATCACGATGACCACGGCCGCCGCGCCGGTGCCCAGCCAGGTTGACCGGATACTGGTCCTGCCTCGCGCGGGCACATCGACGTAGTCGGGCAGCATGGCGCCACCGTCGGGATCGTCGGCCTGGGCTCTGCCGTTGCGGACCCGCCTGGTGGGACGTCCGGCGACGTAGTACCGGCCTTCGTGCCGTGCAGTCGGGTCGGGACGCCATCCGGTCAGGGCGACGTCTTTGCCTGGGGCGCCGCATTTTTCGCAGACTCCGCTGCTGTCCACAGCTGAACCGCAAAATGGACATGCCGTCACGGCAGTACCCCAGCCTCTGACCGGTAGTCGGGCGACTGGAGCGAATCTGCCTTTGCGTCGCGGCGGAGCATCACCGCCATTGTCGCCCGTTCGCCCTGCTTTTTGGCGCCCGTTCGCGACTAGAACTCGAGTCTCAACGTGCGCCGACGGGCGCGGTCGACCGCACACCCGTCGTCCGGAACCGACTCCGGTACATGCTGGGCGAGACGCCGAGCGCGCGGCGGAAGGTGCGTCGCATCGTGTCCGCAGAGCCGAAGCCAGCCCGTCGCGCGACCGCTTCCTGGCTGTTGTCTCCGGTGGCCAACAGCACCTTCGCCGCCTCCAGTCGCGCCCGCTCGACAAACCGTGCCGGCGTCATCCCCACCTGGACCCGGAACATGCGCACCAGATGCCGCTCGCTGACCGCTGCGCGATCGGCCATGGTCGCGATGGAGTGGTCCGCGCCGGGATCGGAGACCACCGAGTCCAGGATTTCGCGCAGTCCTCTGGATACCGGCAGAGCCGCCTCGGTCCAGACACTGAACTGCGCCTGACCGCCCGGCCGCTGCAGGAACACCACCATCCACCGCGCGACGCGTCTTGCCACGTCGGGGCCGTAGTCGCTTTCCACCAGCGCCAGGCCGAGGTCGATGCCGGCGCTGATGCCCGCGCCCGTGATGAACGGCCCGTCCTGAACGAACAGTGAATCGGGATCCACCGACACGTGCGGATACGCGCGAGCCAACTCCTGACAATGCGCCCAATGCGTGGTCGCGCGGCGCCCGTCGAGCAACCCGAGTGCGGCAAGCACAAACGCGCCCGTGCACACCGACGCCACCCTGCGTGCCCGCGGCGCCAGTTCGCGCACCATCTCCAGCGCCGACTCGACCACGTCCGGCGTCTGCTCCTCTGGAATGTCGTGCTCACCCGGCGTGAAATTGAAGTCGGCTGGCACACCGCCCGGCACGATCAGCGTGTCGATCCGGTCGGGCACCTCTGCCAGACACGTGTCGACATTGAGCGTGACGTATGACGTCGTCTGGACGGCTTCACCGGTCAGCGAGGCCAGAATCACGTCGTATCGCGCGCCAAAGTCGTTGGCACGGGCGAAGATTTCCAGTGGCGCGGCCACGTCCTGCAGCGTCACCTTGTCATACAGCGCGAAGACGACAGTCTTGTGTGCCTGTCCCGGCCGCTGCGGCCTGTTCTCGTCGGGCACCGTCACACCCCCATCTAAAAGGTGCAAACAAGCTAACGGCCATGTGTTACGACGACGTTGCCGATGGCACGTCCGGATTTGCCCGAATCGTGTCCGGTCCTGACGGCCCGAGAATTCCAACCGTAACATCGGCGAAACCTGCTGAGCTGAAGCTCCTTTCATGGATTCTCGGACAGCCTCGACGCTGAGCATCGGCGTCCTCGGCGGACTGGCGGTCGCACTGACCGCAGAAGTCATCACGGTGCCCATCTGGGTGGTGTTCTTGGCTTGGGCGTCGTTCTTTTTCGTCGGCGGCGGGACCGCGGGCTGGATTCGATCGGTGTCGTCGAACCTCGTCGGCGTGGTGATCGCCTCGGCCAGCCTGTACGCCGCCTACCTGATGGGCGGCAGCCTGCTGGTCACCGCCATCGCGGTGGGCGTGGGCAGCGCGGTGATGGTGCAGGCGTCATGGGTGCCGCTGCTGTCCACCACCCCGGCTGTCGTCGTCGGATTCGCTTCCACCGTGTCGACGGTGGCGGGCACCGGCAACGACATCACCGTCACGACCATTTCGCACCCCGGCCTCGTCGCCGCCGTCGCCTGTGTGCTCGGGGCGTCCTTCGGACTGCTCTCGGAATACTTGGCCACCGTCATGACGAAGAAAACGGCCGGTGAGCGCGTTAGCCAAACCGAGACCGCGCCGACGGAAGGAAGCCCTGCCTGATGAAACTGCAGCACTATCTCGGCGGCCTGGAAGGCCTACCCGAACCGCTGACGATGGAAAAGCGTGTCTTCGTCGCGGAGTGGGAGAAACGCATCTTCGGCATCCACGTCGCGATGATGGGGTTATCGAATCATCTCGGCTCGGCCCTGCCGGCCTATCCGATCGACGAGGTGCCGACGGCCTTCAAAGACGAATGGACGTGGGCCGATCTGCGCACCGGCGCCGAGGCGATGAACCCCTTCGACTACTTCAAATTCCGCTACTACGAGAAGTGGCTGGGCGGCATCACGCAGTTCTTCATCGACAAGGGCTACGTGACCGAAGAGGAACTCACCGCACGCGCCGCCGAACTCCCTTCGGCGCCAGACGTTTCGGGTGAGGCTGCGGTCGACGATCAGGTGATCGCCTATCTGCGTGAAGGCGACAGCCCCCGTCGCGACGTCGCGCACCCGAAGTTCGCGGTCGGGTCCACCGTCCGGATAACCAATGTGCCTGCCGACGCGCACAGCCGGTTGCCGGGCTATCTGCGCGGACGCACCGGCACCGTGGAACGCGTCTTCGAGGGCGATTACGCCTACTTCTGCCACACCGGCGACGGCATCGGCGACCCGATGCCGATCTA from Mycobacterium sp. JS623 encodes:
- a CDS encoding MDR family MFS transporter; its protein translation is MTATLTGPPRPPEPGAAEVAAPKRNLIFIAVLLGMLLAALDQTIVATALPTVVADLGGAGHQAWVVTSYLLASTVVTAIVGKLGDLLGRKTVFIAAVLFFMVGSVLCGLAGSLPMLVAARALQGIGGGAIMVTATAVIGEVIPLRERGKYQGALGAVFGVTTVIGPLLGGFFTDNLSWRWAFWINVPVAVVVLVVAVIAIPNLGRMARPVIDYAGIVLVGLGATGLTLATSWGGSEYPWGSPMIIGLFVGSLVALGAFVAVELRAQEPILPMRLFREPVFAVCCALSFVVGFAMLGALTFLPTFMQFVDGVSATTSGLHTLPMVVGLLTMSMSSGVIVGRTGRYKIFPVVGTAVMAIGFVLLSRMGPDTSTVLQSLYLVVLGAGIGMCMQVLVLIVQNTVDFSDLGVATSGVTFFRTIGSSFGAAVFGSLFNNFLHPRLAAAIASSGAPPEAAQSPDALHKLSPEMAAPIAAAYADALDLVFLYAAPVAVVGFILALTLKQVPLRNYAVSSAADMGEGFAMPTNDSPDQLLENAVGRLIRHGSGMQLRAIAERPGSKLDIGRLWALLQVFRFGQAAGQARLGDVAEHVRVPREILEPAFDRLVATGYAERSGDVFWLTSAGAHQVELVRAETMDWLTQRLSQSSGLQVRPDRVQVRQALDRITQDVLVQRDWTDDETQAMQMRPPRRAPRPRRPAPLPAAPVPPRPAVPDPRAAVPRPTEPPTTRLRPPGAPPPRGPRPPQR
- a CDS encoding GNAT family N-acetyltransferase, which translates into the protein MADHDRAAARREITDALIAALDRRHEVLDAIVDAENRPAAVEAVTALLGVAPLAAEAVVAMPLHRLTKDSRRQIAAELEDLNSRLTFTLIERPESSGEHVVLRPFSREADRNLFEVRTTDIGAAGDGSGGPAGSLDDEIGSAVGRIDAEDAVWLVAEKGTQAVGMVFGELAGGEVNVRVWIHPDHRQHGYGTAALRKARSEMAAYFPAVPLVIRAPGSAE
- a CDS encoding TenA family transcriptional regulator gives rise to the protein MLDSLWSAATRHPFLEAVRDGTITDSAFDRWLVQDALFVADLLTFQARLLARAPRTAQTVLAGGCMALVAELDWFEDQAARRGINLEQPALPPALGYRELLGRLDATPFEAAVTALWVLERVYLLAWAFAASATSPFGEFIEHWSAPAFADYVDALGVLAVPDRHDELVADVLTHEVAFWDMALA
- a CDS encoding DsbA family protein, with the translated sequence MNSARVNRTMLALGVALGVVVALLMGGPTTAVAHAAAAAPAGDALSIGDPDALGQIDLYVDPLCPYSGKMVRAKGDEIGRRIEAGTLRVNLRFVDFLDKYSASATYDSRAIYAAYVVADQSRSSDITWRFVQQIYSADQQPKEKGPTDLDNNQLAELADRAGAPQPAQDLIRIGLPIGYDAHAITANNFALLHQFPKPGVPLVVINHQPVDGASDWLAQLPG
- a CDS encoding glycosyltransferase, with product MPMLRIAADLQGRGHHVTMLTGAQYRDRISRCGIHTIDLPLAGQPSAQCGRSVVSTWLPTLMNRLLAGRSEMRSVFIDPMTAQYEALLGALHSADVDAVLCDVAFTGAVPLILSKLRRPPIVVCGVGPLTLSSADTPPFGMAWQPRPNTDYRMMNRFVHHVLFADIQAEFNRCVSDLGSPPSPVFLTDWPVLADRLLQLTIPALEFPRRDLPPSVVFTGPVLPRAESTESPTPGWLTDRPASTVVHVTQGTWNNDDPADLIRPTLDALGQRSDLLLVVTTGRPGQTTVPGRVPSNTYITDYLPYSELLPYVDVMITNGGYGGVHEALSHGIPLIIAGGSADKPEVAARVRATGAGITLDAKRLSPSRISIAVDDILSNARYRAAARVLAADIAETNAFDTIADTLTGFTPEHRPVPLRLEQ
- a CDS encoding TenA family protein codes for the protein MTLSARLWADNGDLAAAALAHPFVSRLGDGSLPREVFAGYVAQDAFFLESFARAYALALARSTDTPTLLALADLLGGVREELGLHSSYAARWGIEMAGVVPTSATLAYTEFLLATAATGGLALVFAAMTPCMRLYAWLGASLDAGAAGPYAEWVQTYADPSFQTLAARLEQLLDEQDDDTPAVHTTYRRAMSLELAFFEAALAG